The following proteins are co-located in the Solanum pennellii chromosome 1, SPENNV200 genome:
- the LOC107030216 gene encoding GDSL esterase/lipase At5g03980-like produces the protein MAFAIRVILVISLVIIQQNSDAQELIKLQNPRLINCRLDKIYQFGDSISDTGNCIREPLCQSHSDCRKHPYGMNFYQNATGRCSDGMLMIDFIALESGLPLLNPYRDRIANFRHGVNFAVAGCTGISAEIMAENKIFNTAFTNSSLTVQLDWMSSHFETTCTTDCRKKLKKSLFLVGEIGGNEFNYGLLQGKSMEELRKMVPIVIQTIIHGVKRVIDFGATRIIVPGNFPIGCVPIFLTQFMTDESNAYDEYHCLKDLNNFSIFFNNHLQQAIDEMKKKHPNITLIYGDYYNAFMWFLRNAVGFGFDKNSLQKACCGTGGGNYNYNIRKRCGFPGVEVCANPSTYINWDGIHMTQEAYKYLARWLIDDMLPQLNCHI, from the exons atggCGTTTGCAATACGAGTTATTTTAGTGATCAGTTTGGTAATTATTCAACAGAACAGCGATGCACAAGAATTAATCAAGCTTCAAAATCCAAGATTAATAAATTGCAGATTggataaaatatatcaatttggTGACTCAATTTCTGATACTGGCAATTGCATCAGAGAGCCTCTTTGTCAATCTCATTCTGATTGTAGAAAACATCCTTATGGAATGAATTTTTATCAGAACGCAACGGGACGTTGTTCTGATGGAATGCTCATGATTGATTTCATAG CATTGGAATCGGGTCTTCCGCTTCTAAATCCGTACAGGGATCGAATTGCAAATTTTAGACATGGTGTCAATTTCGCAGTAGCAGGGTGTACTGGTATATCAGCTGAAATTATGGcagaaaataagatttttaatacagcatttaccaatagttcattAACTGTGCAACTTGATTGGATGTCTTCACATTTTGAAACTACCTGCACTACTg ATTGtcgaaaaaaattgaagaaatcacTTTTCCTAGTTGGAGAAATAGGAGGAAATGAATTCAATTATGGCTTATTACAAGGTAAATCCATGGAAGAGTTGCGAAAAATGGTGCCAATTGTTATTCAAACAATCATTCATGGTGTTAAA AGGGTCATTGATTTTGGGGCTACTCGAATTATAGTTCCAGGCAATTTTCCTATTGGTTGTGTCCCAATTTTTCTAACGCAATTCATGACTGACGAATCAAATGCTTACGATGAGTATCATTGTTTGAaagatttgaataatttttcaatctttttcaacAATCATTTGCAACAAGCTAttgatgaaatgaagaaaaaacatCCGAACATTACACTGATTTATGGTGACTACTACAATGCCTTTATGTGGTTTTTACGAAATGCAGTTGGATTTG GATTCGATAAAAATTCTCTACAGAAAGCATGTTGTGGAACTGGAGGaggaaattataattataacatacGTAAAAGATGTGGATTTCCAGGAGTTGAAGTGTGTGCTAACCCGAGTACATATATCAATTGGGATGGAATTCATATGACACAAGAAGCATATAAATATTTGGCAAGATGGCTAATTGATGACATGTTACCTCAATTGAACTGTCATAtttaa